The Amylolactobacillus amylophilus DSM 20533 = JCM 1125 genome contains a region encoding:
- a CDS encoding cytochrome b5 domain-containing protein: MADREFTRSELAKYTGEGGQPAYVAIDGTVYDMTNVEAWAGGKHHGNTAGQDLSDVIVKAPHKKSVLAKLPVVGKLVD, from the coding sequence ATGGCAGATAGAGAATTTACAAGATCAGAGCTAGCTAAATACACAGGTGAGGGTGGCCAACCCGCCTATGTTGCAATCGATGGAACCGTTTATGATATGACTAACGTCGAAGCTTGGGCGGGCGGCAAGCACCACGGTAATACCGCCGGTCAAGATCTCTCGGACGTTATTGTTAAGGCACCTCATAAGAAATCAGTTCTAGCTAAGTTACCTGTTGTTGGTAAATTAGTCGATTAA
- a CDS encoding HAD family hydrolase: MINTVLFDVDGTLLDTEMANLGALQQMLLKHYHINKSIAELEFALGIPAHKIMAELQIPFAESVELWDAQMPEFQHLVKVFDGINHTIDNLLRERLALGVVTSENQTELERLVYPYGIVQKFPYVVTASDTTEHKPSPAPVLKALEATGAFAENTIYIGDSIYDLQSAKAAGVKFGLAGWGAHDRGQFESADYKFSSPAEIEAII, encoded by the coding sequence ATGATCAACACTGTTTTATTTGATGTAGACGGCACCCTGCTAGACACAGAGATGGCCAATCTGGGAGCACTACAGCAAATGCTCCTGAAGCACTATCACATTAATAAATCCATTGCCGAACTTGAATTTGCGTTGGGCATCCCCGCCCACAAAATCATGGCAGAATTGCAGATTCCCTTTGCAGAATCGGTCGAGCTATGGGACGCTCAGATGCCAGAATTCCAGCACTTGGTAAAAGTTTTCGACGGGATTAACCACACGATTGATAATCTGCTGCGTGAAAGGCTGGCTCTTGGGGTAGTCACTTCTGAGAATCAAACGGAACTAGAGCGACTCGTCTACCCGTATGGCATTGTGCAGAAGTTTCCCTATGTTGTCACTGCAAGTGATACTACAGAGCATAAACCAAGTCCTGCACCGGTGTTGAAGGCCTTAGAGGCTACTGGCGCCTTTGCGGAAAATACTATCTACATCGGAGATTCAATCTACGACCTACAGAGTGCTAAGGCAGCCGGTGTGAAATTTGGCCTCGCTGGCTGGGGCGCGCACGATCGCGGTCAGTTCGAGAGCGCTGATTACAAGTTCAGTTCACCAGCAGAAATCGAGGCAATTATCTAA
- a CDS encoding DUF368 domain-containing protein, with protein MIDWILRFVKGIFVGSGFILPGVSGGALAAVFGIYEHIIEFLAHVRRNFKDNFLFLLPVGLGGLVGLVLFSYVVSFALGEHQDTMLWFFVGAIVGTLPALWQQAGKMGRTKRHYGVLVLSFVVSLTFLIFGESLIGNVPQNFGTWVLGGFLIGLGVIVPGLSPSNFLIYMGMYKDMADGIKSFDLAVVVPLALGGVLSLVLLAKLISLIFAKAYASMFHFILGVVAASTVMIIPFDAHYTVSYVLIAILMLLAGAALGWFMAQLETKYETN; from the coding sequence ATGATTGATTGGATTTTACGCTTTGTGAAGGGAATTTTCGTCGGCTCAGGGTTCATCCTACCGGGAGTCAGTGGTGGAGCACTCGCTGCTGTCTTCGGGATTTACGAGCACATCATCGAATTTCTGGCCCATGTCCGCAGAAATTTCAAGGATAATTTCTTATTTCTGTTACCCGTTGGGCTCGGGGGGCTGGTTGGCTTGGTTCTGTTCTCCTATGTTGTAAGCTTCGCGCTTGGCGAGCATCAGGACACGATGCTCTGGTTCTTCGTCGGGGCAATTGTCGGAACCCTACCAGCGTTGTGGCAACAGGCCGGTAAAATGGGTCGTACAAAGCGTCATTATGGGGTACTGGTACTCAGCTTTGTCGTCAGTCTCACTTTTCTGATTTTCGGTGAATCCCTAATCGGTAATGTACCCCAAAATTTTGGTACCTGGGTGCTTGGCGGCTTCCTAATTGGTCTAGGGGTGATTGTGCCAGGTCTCTCACCATCCAACTTCCTGATTTATATGGGCATGTATAAGGATATGGCCGATGGCATCAAGAGCTTCGACCTTGCAGTCGTGGTTCCTCTAGCACTTGGGGGTGTTTTGAGCCTCGTGCTCTTGGCCAAACTCATCTCGCTGATTTTTGCCAAGGCATATGCCAGCATGTTCCACTTCATTCTAGGCGTGGTGGCAGCCTCAACGGTGATGATTATCCCGTTTGATGCGCATTACACCGTGAGTTACGTTTTGATTGCCATTTTAATGTTGCTGGCGGGCGCCGCCCTCGGTTGGTTCATGGCCCAATTAGAGACCAAATACGAGACTAATTAA
- a CDS encoding NADH-dependent flavin oxidoreductase, which yields MSKFDEPLTFKSGVTVTNRLFQAPLTNVQSMHDGQVTLDEMAFYRARAKGLGAVIVSASNVTELGKGWNGELSIADDKYIPNLKKLAETIHDAGAKAFIQIFHAGRLTHEDTIHTQPIAPSVVLAHRPGSELPRAMTENEIETTIAAFGAATRRAIEAGFDGVEIHGANGYLVQEFFSQHANRRTDAWGGDRAQRFRFLNEVLQSVFAARSKYADRPFVIGYRFSPEEFGHGGIALQDTLWLLDQLQQFDLDYVHMSLDDFQKVSHNPNFREHSILKYIHDHIDGRFPLIGVGGVRTRADVLGVLENAEIVGIGQQLIMQPDWPVLLEEGRDDQFDLRPLTVAVEDAPITRTFYGYLIKRFIRLKKLPKPEK from the coding sequence ATGAGCAAATTTGACGAACCCTTAACATTTAAATCCGGTGTGACTGTTACCAACCGGCTATTCCAGGCACCACTAACGAACGTCCAAAGCATGCACGATGGCCAAGTGACACTTGATGAGATGGCTTTCTATAGGGCGCGTGCTAAAGGCCTAGGCGCAGTTATTGTCTCCGCCTCAAACGTCACAGAATTAGGTAAGGGCTGGAACGGTGAGCTAAGCATCGCCGATGATAAATACATCCCGAACCTAAAAAAATTGGCAGAAACGATTCATGATGCAGGAGCCAAGGCCTTCATCCAGATTTTCCATGCTGGACGGCTTACCCATGAGGACACAATTCACACCCAGCCGATTGCCCCAAGTGTCGTACTGGCACATCGGCCAGGATCGGAACTACCACGAGCGATGACGGAAAACGAGATCGAAACCACCATCGCCGCTTTTGGCGCAGCAACCAGACGGGCAATTGAAGCTGGCTTTGATGGTGTCGAAATCCACGGTGCCAATGGCTATCTGGTTCAAGAATTCTTCTCACAACATGCTAACCGCAGAACCGATGCCTGGGGAGGTGATCGTGCACAACGTTTCCGCTTCCTAAATGAAGTTTTGCAGTCCGTCTTTGCCGCACGCAGCAAGTATGCGGACCGGCCATTCGTCATCGGCTACCGGTTCTCCCCGGAGGAATTTGGTCACGGGGGCATTGCCTTGCAGGATACCCTCTGGCTCCTCGATCAACTCCAGCAATTCGACCTAGATTACGTGCACATGTCGCTTGATGATTTCCAAAAGGTGTCACATAATCCAAATTTCCGGGAACACTCCATTCTGAAATACATTCACGACCATATTGATGGGCGCTTCCCATTGATTGGTGTCGGTGGTGTCCGGACTCGCGCCGATGTATTAGGCGTATTGGAAAATGCCGAAATTGTTGGAATTGGCCAACAGCTCATCATGCAACCAGACTGGCCCGTTCTGCTAGAAGAAGGGCGTGATGATCAATTTGACTTACGCCCACTCACGGTGGCAGTTGAGGACGCTCCAATTACCCGCACATTCTACGGGTATCTAATCAAGCGTTTTATCAGACTAAAGAAGCTACCAAAGCCTGAAAAATAA
- a CDS encoding NAD-dependent succinate-semialdehyde dehydrogenase has protein sequence MTYKSTNPFTNETFKTYENSSPEQVESALVTVAKFAPTLAQMAFARRSEILHRIAKLFKQEQQPMAQMMTTEMGKLITESLAEVELCINILDYFADHGEEFMAPVTLDSSFGKAYYLKQAIGPILMCEPWNFPLYQIIRVFAPNYMAGNPMILKHASNVPGSARMAADIIKRGGAPEGSLINLFVSYDQVEEIIADPRIKAVALTGSERGGRAVARAAGEHLKKSTMELGGNDAFIILDDADKTELQKIVANARLSNAGQVCTSSKRFIVLDSYFDEFIELLTKEFKAVKMGNPLDPKTTLAPLSSAAAKEKIQVQVDRAVANGAKIIYGNEPVDLPGQFFMPTILSDITPDNPIFDEELFGPVAQVYRVHSEQEAIALANNSSYGLGSTVFSANPARAEAVAAQIEAGMTFINSAWTSLPELPFGGIKNSGYGRELSELGQLAFVNEHLITNHLDH, from the coding sequence ATGACATACAAATCTACCAATCCGTTTACGAACGAAACGTTCAAGACATATGAGAACTCAAGCCCTGAGCAAGTCGAATCCGCCCTCGTGACCGTGGCCAAATTTGCGCCAACCCTAGCACAGATGGCCTTCGCCCGCAGGAGCGAGATTCTCCATCGAATTGCCAAGCTTTTCAAGCAGGAACAGCAACCGATGGCTCAGATGATGACGACTGAGATGGGTAAATTAATTACTGAGTCACTTGCCGAGGTCGAGCTCTGTATCAATATTCTTGATTATTTTGCCGACCACGGTGAGGAATTTATGGCACCAGTCACGTTAGACTCGAGTTTTGGTAAGGCGTATTACCTGAAACAGGCTATCGGACCGATTCTCATGTGTGAACCGTGGAATTTCCCCCTCTACCAAATTATTCGGGTCTTCGCACCGAATTATATGGCTGGTAACCCCATGATTCTGAAACACGCATCAAACGTCCCTGGCTCCGCAAGAATGGCAGCGGATATTATCAAGCGCGGTGGCGCCCCCGAAGGCAGTCTCATCAACCTCTTTGTCAGTTACGACCAGGTCGAGGAGATTATTGCTGATCCACGTATTAAAGCCGTGGCCCTAACCGGATCCGAACGTGGAGGTCGAGCAGTCGCACGGGCCGCAGGTGAGCATTTAAAGAAGTCCACGATGGAACTAGGTGGTAACGACGCGTTCATTATTTTAGACGACGCTGACAAAACAGAGCTGCAGAAGATTGTCGCAAATGCACGTCTGTCAAATGCCGGTCAAGTATGCACCAGTTCCAAACGTTTTATCGTCCTAGACAGCTACTTTGATGAGTTCATCGAACTGCTCACTAAAGAATTTAAAGCGGTGAAGATGGGTAACCCACTGGATCCTAAGACAACACTCGCACCATTATCCTCTGCTGCCGCTAAAGAAAAAATTCAGGTGCAAGTTGACCGCGCAGTCGCTAATGGCGCTAAGATAATCTACGGTAATGAACCAGTTGACCTTCCCGGACAATTCTTCATGCCCACCATCCTGTCTGATATTACACCGGACAATCCGATTTTCGACGAGGAATTATTCGGTCCCGTGGCGCAAGTCTACCGCGTTCATTCAGAACAAGAGGCCATTGCGTTAGCTAATAATTCCTCATATGGTCTTGGTAGCACGGTCTTCTCAGCTAACCCAGCACGCGCCGAGGCTGTGGCTGCCCAAATAGAGGCCGGTATGACATTCATCAATAGCGCATGGACAAGCTTACCAGAGTTACCGTTTGGTGGCATTAAGAATTCCGGTTACGGTCGTGAACTGAGTGAACTAGGCCAATTGGCATTCGTCAACGAACACCTCATCACCAATCACCTGGACCACTAA
- the sstT gene encoding serine/threonine transporter SstT yields the protein MWATYTRISLIKRIIIGIVIGFVLGLTLPSWTWIGVIGNLFINALKAIAPILVFFIITAALARHKKGSQTNMRSIVILYLGATFVAALVAVLVTYLFPITVVFPKEAVAGVPKAPKAIGEVINQLLMNAVANPVSALMEGNYLSILFWAVLLGLGLRSIGEATKKTVIDLSEAVTHVVQSIIQMAPFGIIGLVFNSVASTGIKGMATYGRLILLLAGTMFFVNFVIYPLMTWLMVRQNPFPLTWFAFKESGIPAFFTRSSAVNIPINLDLARRLKLDKNTYSISIPLGGSANSGGAAITISIMTLTAANTLGLHVDFFTAFLLCLLTAISATGASGIAGGSLLLIPLSCSLFGISNDIAMQMVGIGFIIGVIQDAVETAVNSASDLVFTATAEYAHLRRIGQPVDIVKQVREAKETD from the coding sequence ATGTGGGCAACTTATACTAGAATTTCACTAATAAAACGAATCATTATTGGAATCGTGATTGGCTTTGTATTGGGATTGACCCTGCCTTCCTGGACCTGGATCGGCGTAATTGGTAACCTGTTTATCAACGCCTTGAAGGCTATCGCACCAATTCTGGTTTTCTTTATCATTACCGCGGCTTTAGCACGGCATAAAAAGGGCTCGCAGACTAACATGCGTTCAATAGTTATCTTGTATCTGGGAGCCACATTTGTTGCAGCATTGGTCGCCGTTCTTGTGACGTACCTCTTTCCGATCACGGTGGTTTTTCCAAAAGAGGCTGTTGCCGGTGTGCCTAAGGCACCAAAGGCAATCGGTGAAGTCATTAACCAATTGCTGATGAATGCCGTCGCCAATCCGGTCTCCGCACTCATGGAAGGTAATTATTTGTCAATCCTGTTCTGGGCAGTATTACTAGGACTGGGCTTGCGTAGCATCGGTGAGGCAACTAAGAAGACGGTGATTGACTTATCCGAGGCTGTGACACATGTTGTCCAGTCAATTATTCAGATGGCGCCGTTTGGCATTATTGGCTTAGTGTTTAATTCTGTTGCATCTACTGGAATTAAGGGAATGGCTACATACGGTCGTCTGATTCTGCTACTAGCGGGCACGATGTTCTTCGTTAACTTCGTTATTTATCCGTTGATGACCTGGTTGATGGTTCGGCAGAATCCGTTCCCACTAACTTGGTTTGCTTTCAAAGAGAGTGGCATTCCAGCATTTTTCACCAGAAGCTCAGCGGTCAATATTCCAATTAATCTTGATCTGGCTAGGAGATTGAAGCTAGATAAGAATACCTATTCAATCTCCATTCCGCTTGGCGGTTCTGCTAATAGTGGTGGTGCGGCCATCACTATTTCAATCATGACATTGACTGCCGCAAATACGCTTGGCCTACACGTGGATTTCTTCACGGCCTTTCTTCTTTGTTTGCTGACAGCCATCTCAGCCACTGGTGCGTCTGGAATTGCCGGGGGTTCATTGCTGTTGATCCCACTCTCATGTAGTCTATTTGGCATCTCAAATGATATTGCCATGCAGATGGTGGGAATTGGCTTCATTATTGGTGTGATTCAGGATGCGGTAGAGACAGCCGTGAACTCAGCCAGTGATCTCGTGTTCACCGCCACAGCTGAGTATGCGCACCTCAGACGAATCGGCCAACCCGTCGATATCGTGAAGCAGGTACGAGAGGCCAAGGAGACGGACTAA
- the ald gene encoding alanine dehydrogenase, whose product MIIGVPKEIKNHEERVGLMPSGVQQFTTAGHQVLVEHNAGVAAGFNDQEYATAGAELVDAAKAWSADMVIKVKEPLAEEYQYFRPGLILYTYLHLAANKELTDTLLAAKVTAIGYETMVGPNGDLPLLVPMSQIAGRMAVQAGAHFLESNNGGKGILLAGVPGVRPGNVVIIGGGVVGVNAAKIAVGLGANVTILDRSAHRLAELEQIFAGRINTLLSNSHTIAQSVQTADLVIGAVLIPGAAAPKLVTKEMIESMEPGSVVVDIPIDQGGIFATTTHATTHDAPTFVSHGVIHYAVANIPGAVPKTATEALSSATTPYGLDIANLGLSKALVNPTIATGLNTYNGQLTEQAVADSLQLPFIPYATQN is encoded by the coding sequence ATGATTATTGGCGTACCAAAAGAAATTAAGAATCACGAGGAACGAGTTGGCTTAATGCCAAGTGGTGTCCAACAATTCACTACAGCAGGCCACCAGGTTCTAGTCGAACACAATGCCGGTGTGGCTGCTGGATTTAACGACCAAGAATACGCAACCGCTGGCGCAGAACTAGTCGACGCTGCAAAAGCCTGGTCTGCCGACATGGTAATCAAGGTGAAGGAACCATTAGCAGAAGAATACCAGTATTTCCGTCCCGGATTGATTCTCTACACGTACCTACACTTGGCCGCAAACAAGGAGTTAACAGACACTCTCCTTGCTGCAAAGGTCACAGCTATCGGCTACGAGACCATGGTGGGGCCAAACGGCGACCTGCCACTACTTGTACCAATGAGTCAAATTGCCGGCCGGATGGCAGTTCAAGCAGGTGCCCACTTCCTGGAATCAAACAATGGGGGTAAGGGAATTCTCTTAGCTGGCGTCCCCGGGGTTCGGCCAGGTAACGTCGTGATCATTGGTGGTGGTGTTGTGGGAGTAAACGCTGCCAAAATCGCTGTTGGACTGGGCGCAAATGTCACGATCCTCGACCGAAGCGCCCACCGTTTAGCAGAATTAGAGCAGATTTTTGCCGGTAGAATTAACACATTATTGAGCAACAGTCACACGATTGCCCAAAGCGTACAAACGGCTGATCTCGTAATTGGTGCTGTGCTGATTCCCGGTGCTGCCGCCCCTAAACTGGTCACGAAAGAGATGATTGAGAGCATGGAACCGGGTTCCGTGGTCGTCGATATTCCAATTGATCAAGGGGGAATTTTCGCCACCACGACCCACGCAACAACACACGATGCTCCAACATTCGTCAGCCATGGAGTCATCCACTACGCAGTCGCGAACATCCCGGGGGCAGTACCGAAGACCGCTACAGAAGCTCTCTCAAGTGCGACAACGCCTTATGGCTTAGACATTGCCAACCTTGGCTTGAGTAAAGCGTTAGTCAATCCGACAATTGCCACTGGCTTGAATACGTACAACGGCCAGCTGACCGAACAGGCAGTCGCAGACAGCCTCCAGCTCCCATTTATACCATACGCAACACAAAACTAA
- a CDS encoding ABC transporter ATP-binding protein: protein MDYSIELRNIGKIFDEKVVLRNLSFAVQPGKIIGYIGPNGAGKSTTIKLIMGLIEPDTGEIYINGELIHAGDQEYKKHIGYVPEASDVFEVLTAVEYITFIAELYGIDATEAEMKTRQLLDVLGLSASADKRLATFSKGMRQIVLLIGALIHNPDIIFLDEPLNGIDANTVLVIEEILGKLRDEGKTIFYSSHIMDVVQRLSDQILMLNNGAIAANGTYQELVNNDQNASLQSLFNDLTGFQEHGEKATEFVNIVTGGAPDAATVSEE, encoded by the coding sequence ATGGATTATTCGATTGAACTGAGGAATATTGGCAAGATCTTCGATGAGAAGGTTGTGCTACGCAACTTGAGTTTTGCCGTACAACCGGGCAAGATCATTGGCTACATTGGTCCAAATGGTGCCGGCAAGAGTACCACTATCAAGCTCATCATGGGCTTAATCGAGCCCGATACGGGCGAAATCTATATCAATGGTGAGTTGATTCATGCCGGTGACCAGGAATACAAGAAACATATCGGCTATGTCCCCGAGGCATCAGATGTGTTTGAAGTTCTGACCGCGGTCGAGTACATCACCTTCATCGCCGAACTATATGGTATCGACGCGACGGAGGCAGAAATGAAGACGCGCCAATTACTAGATGTGCTCGGCCTAAGCGCGAGCGCTGACAAACGTCTCGCGACATTCTCAAAGGGCATGCGCCAAATCGTGTTGTTGATTGGTGCACTGATCCATAACCCTGACATTATTTTCCTCGATGAACCTCTAAACGGGATCGACGCTAACACTGTCCTAGTAATTGAAGAAATCCTCGGCAAGTTACGAGACGAGGGTAAGACCATCTTCTATTCATCCCACATTATGGACGTCGTTCAGCGTCTTAGTGACCAAATCCTAATGCTAAACAACGGGGCAATTGCCGCGAACGGTACCTACCAGGAGCTAGTGAATAACGATCAGAATGCCTCCCTGCAAAGCCTGTTCAATGATCTCACCGGCTTCCAAGAACACGGCGAAAAAGCTACAGAATTCGTCAACATCGTGACAGGAGGTGCCCCAGATGCGGCAACTGTTTCAGAGGAATAA
- a CDS encoding peptidylprolyl isomerase yields MTFPQLDLEHVTGPKATIKTNQGEIIIQLFAAEAKKTVQNFVELAKKGYYNGVTFHRVIPDFMIQGGDPTGTGAGGESIYGESFADEFSDQLFNLNGALSMANAGPNTNGSQFFIVSNTNVPKRMLKQLAPAGYPTEIIAAYEKGGTPWLDHKHTVFGQVISGMDVVEKISKLERDAFDKPIEPVVMEEVIIA; encoded by the coding sequence ATGACTTTTCCACAACTAGATTTAGAACACGTTACCGGCCCTAAGGCCACAATCAAGACTAACCAAGGGGAGATCATCATCCAATTATTCGCGGCCGAGGCTAAGAAGACAGTGCAAAATTTTGTTGAGTTAGCGAAGAAGGGCTACTACAACGGTGTAACCTTCCACCGGGTGATTCCAGACTTCATGATTCAGGGTGGCGACCCGACTGGGACTGGCGCCGGTGGTGAGAGCATCTACGGCGAGAGCTTTGCCGATGAATTCTCTGACCAGCTCTTTAACTTGAACGGCGCGCTTTCGATGGCTAATGCGGGTCCGAATACGAACGGCAGCCAATTTTTCATTGTTTCAAACACCAACGTGCCAAAGAGGATGTTGAAGCAACTGGCACCTGCAGGTTACCCAACTGAGATTATCGCTGCATATGAAAAGGGTGGTACTCCTTGGCTTGATCATAAACATACCGTGTTTGGCCAGGTGATTTCGGGCATGGACGTGGTGGAAAAGATTAGCAAGCTAGAGCGCGATGCCTTTGACAAGCCGATAGAACCCGTTGTGATGGAAGAAGTAATTATCGCCTAG